The following proteins come from a genomic window of Macadamia integrifolia cultivar HAES 741 chromosome 14, SCU_Mint_v3, whole genome shotgun sequence:
- the LOC122060979 gene encoding lon protease 2-like — MALPQLLPSSSSTLTYKPYLHPSPTSSLNPDSSKNPNRLYKTIASSPSRTRNHRLRRRPSLHCSASSFSEKHHTGSPKSDDLVELPLFPLPLVLFPGAILPLQIFEFRYRMMMHTLLQTDLRFGVIYCDTATGTADVGCVGEVVKHERLVDDRFFLICKGQERFRVSSIVRTKPYLVAKVNWLEDRPSADGDNDLNTLANEVETYMKDVIRLSNRLNGKPETETQDLRRNLFPTPFSFFVGGTFEGAPREQQALLELEDTVMRLKREKETLRNTLNYLTAASAVKDVFPSSSA, encoded by the coding sequence ATGGCACTCCCTCAGCTGTTACCCTCTTCATCCTCTACCCTCACTTACAAACCCTACTTACACCCATCTCCTACTTCCTCCTTAAACCCTGATTCATCCAAGAATCCCAATCGTCTCTACAAAACCAtagcttcttctccttctcgtaCTCGTAATCATCGTCTTCGCCGTAGACCGAGTCTCCATTGCTCCGCTTCTTCCTTCTCCGAGAAGCACCACACCGGATCCCCCAAATCCGATGACCTCGTGGAACTacctctcttccctcttcctttggTCCTCTTCCCCGGTGCCATCCTCCCCTTGCAGATCTTCGAATTCCGGTACCGCATGATGATGCACACCCTCCTCCAGACCGATCTCCGATTCGGTGTCATCTACTGCGACACCGCCACAGGCACCGCAGACGTCGGCTGCGTTGGGGAGGTTGTGAAGCACGAACGCCTTGTCGATGACCGATTCTTCCTCATCTGTAAGGGCCAGGAGCGATTCCGTGTCTCGAGTATCGTCCGCACCAAACCTTACTTGGTTGCCAAGGTCAACTGGCTGGAGGATAGACCCTCGGCGGACGGGGATAACGATCTTAACACCTTAGCGAATGAGGTGGAGACCTACATGAAAGATGTTATCCGCTTGTCTAATAGATTGAATGGTAAGCCGGAGACTGAAACTCAGGATTTGAGGCGAAATTTGTTTCCGACGCCGTTTTCCTTCTTCGTGGGGGGTACTTTCGAAGGAGCTCCCAGAGAACAACAAGCTTTATTGGAGCTCGAGGATACGGTGATGAgattgaagagagaaaaggagacaTTGAGGAATACCCTGAACTATTTGACTGCTGCCTCCGCCGTCAAAGATGTCTTCCCATCATCTTCTGCGTGA
- the LOC122061584 gene encoding chromatin remodeling protein EBS-like, translating to MAKARPPRRTVDSYTIKGTNKVVRAGDCVLMRPSDSSKPPYVAKVEKIESDSRGHVRVEVRWYYRPEESIGGRRQFHGAKEVFLSDHYDVQSADTIEGKCTVHSFKSYTKLDAVGNEDFFCRFEYNSSTGAFNPDRVAVYCKCEMPYNPDDLMVQCEGCTDWFHPHCIDLTPEEAKRLEHFFCQGCSSEDQKKLNSSHNASRHPETKVDTKRRRR from the exons ATGGCGAAAGCCCGTCCACCGAGAAGAACAGTAGATTCCTACACGATTAAAGGAACCAACAAAGTTGTTCGAG CTGGGGACTGCGTGCTTATGAGACCCTCGGACTCGTCGAAGCCCCCTTATGTGGCCAAAGTGGAGAAAATTGAATCCGATAGTAGAGGTCATGTGAGGGTTGAGGTTCGCTGGTATTATCGACCTGAGGAATCGATCGGTGGTCGCAGACAGTTCCATGGTGCGAAGGAGGTCTTTCTTTCCGATCACTATGATGTGCAGAGCGCCGACACCATCGAGGGCAAGTGTACCGTTCACAGCTTCAAGAGCTATACCAAGCTTGATGCCGTTGGTAACGAGGATTTCTTCTGCCGCTTTGAGTACAATTCCTCCACCGGAGCCTTCAATCCCGACAGAGTTGCTGT ATACTGCAAGTGTGAAATGCCTTACAATCCTGATGACCTGATGGTTCAGTGTGAGGGCTGCACTGATTG GTTCCACCCCCATTGTATAGATCTTACTCCAGAGGAAGCGAAAAGACTTGAACACTTCTTCTGTCAAGGTTGCtcctctgaagatcagaagaagcTGAACAGCTCTCACAATGCTTCTAGACACCCAGAAACAAAG GTGGATACCAAACGCCGAAGGAGGTGA
- the LOC122061583 gene encoding protein RTE1-HOMOLOG-like isoform X2, with protein MELNTDPDDELMAKRFVAEKMQIDPKRARFPFCIVWTPLPVISWFLPFIGHIGICREDGVILDFAGPNFVCVDNFTFGAPARYIQLNREECCVSPFTDPEIPERYGHEMTTWDDALRKSTQEFQHHSYNLFTCNCHSFVANNLNRLGYGGTSRWNVVNLATFIFLKGHWVSKGAIVRSFLPSVLVLGLGIKFGGWTFLTVLASFAFILVGWFLLGTYCFKGLIQL; from the exons ATGGAATTAAATACAGATCCTGATGATGAGCTAATGGCCAAGAGATTTGTAGCAGAAAAAATGCAAATTGATCCAAAAAGAGCTCGTTTTCCCTTCTGTATTGTCTGGACACCCCTTCCTGTCATTTCATGGTTCCTACCTTTCATTGGCCACATTGGCATCTGCCGAGAGGATGGGGTCATCTTGGACTTTGCAGGACCCAATTTTGTATGTGTGGACAACTTCACATTTGGGGCACCCGCCCGCTACATCCAGTTGAACAGAGAAGAG TGCTGTGTTTCTCCTTTTACCGATCCTGAAATTCCTGAAAGATATGGACATGAGATGACGACATGGGACGATGCGCTACGGAAGAGCACACAGGAATTCCAACACCATTCATACAACCTGTTTACCTGCAATTGCCACTCCTTTGTTGCAAACAATCTTAATAGATTGGGATATGGTGGCACTAGCAGGTGGAATGTGGTGAACCTGGCAACATTTATCTTTCTCAAGGGACATTGGGTGAGTAAAGGAGCTATTGTGAGATCTTTTTTACCATCTGTTCTAGTTCTTGGCCTAGGTATCAAGTTTGGTGGTTGGACCTTTCTCACTGTGTTGGCGTCCTTTGCTTTCATTCTTGTTGGTTGGTTTCTTCTTGGCACATATTGCTTCAAGGGTCTGATCCAATTGTAG
- the LOC122061583 gene encoding protein RTE1-HOMOLOG-like isoform X1 — translation MELNTDPDDELMAKRFVAEKMQIDPKRARFPFCIVWTPLPVISWFLPFIGHIGICREDGVILDFAGPNFVCVDNFTFGAPARYIQLNREEQCCVSPFTDPEIPERYGHEMTTWDDALRKSTQEFQHHSYNLFTCNCHSFVANNLNRLGYGGTSRWNVVNLATFIFLKGHWVSKGAIVRSFLPSVLVLGLGIKFGGWTFLTVLASFAFILVGWFLLGTYCFKGLIQL, via the exons ATGGAATTAAATACAGATCCTGATGATGAGCTAATGGCCAAGAGATTTGTAGCAGAAAAAATGCAAATTGATCCAAAAAGAGCTCGTTTTCCCTTCTGTATTGTCTGGACACCCCTTCCTGTCATTTCATGGTTCCTACCTTTCATTGGCCACATTGGCATCTGCCGAGAGGATGGGGTCATCTTGGACTTTGCAGGACCCAATTTTGTATGTGTGGACAACTTCACATTTGGGGCACCCGCCCGCTACATCCAGTTGAACAGAGAAGAG CAGTGCTGTGTTTCTCCTTTTACCGATCCTGAAATTCCTGAAAGATATGGACATGAGATGACGACATGGGACGATGCGCTACGGAAGAGCACACAGGAATTCCAACACCATTCATACAACCTGTTTACCTGCAATTGCCACTCCTTTGTTGCAAACAATCTTAATAGATTGGGATATGGTGGCACTAGCAGGTGGAATGTGGTGAACCTGGCAACATTTATCTTTCTCAAGGGACATTGGGTGAGTAAAGGAGCTATTGTGAGATCTTTTTTACCATCTGTTCTAGTTCTTGGCCTAGGTATCAAGTTTGGTGGTTGGACCTTTCTCACTGTGTTGGCGTCCTTTGCTTTCATTCTTGTTGGTTGGTTTCTTCTTGGCACATATTGCTTCAAGGGTCTGATCCAATTGTAG
- the LOC122060483 gene encoding thioredoxin H-type-like, whose product MAEEGQVIGCHTVEAWNEHLQKGNESKKLVVVDFTASWCGPCRFIAPVLAEMAKKLPHVIFLKVDVDELKSVATDWAVEAMPTFMFLKEGKIVDKIVGAKKDELQQKIALHAAA is encoded by the exons atggcAGAAGAAGGACAAGTGATCGGTTGTCACACCGTTGAAGCTTGGAACGAACACCTTCAGAAGGGAAACGAATCCAAGAAACTG GTGGTGGTTGATTTCACTGCTTCATGGTGTGGACCTTGCCGATTTATTGCACCTGTCTTGGCTGAGATGGCCAAGAAGCTGCCTCATGTCATTTTTCTTAAGGTTGATGTGGACGAACTGAAG TCTGTTGCAACAGATTGGGCAGTGGAGGCTATGCCAACCTTCATGTTCCTGAAAGAAGGAAAGATAGTTGACAAGATTGTGGGTGCAAAGAAAGACGAGCTGCAGCAGAAAATTGCATTGCATGCTGCTGCATAA